In Phycisphaerales bacterium, the sequence CAGCATCGTGTCGAACTTCGCCCGCGTCGCCTCCATCTGCCTGCGGCTGTTCTCGCGCAGCGCCTCGCTCGAGTACTGCTTGAGTTCCGCCTTCCACTCCGTGAAGAGGTCGTCGCCCACGCTCTCGACCGACGAGATCCGCGATCGCACGGCATCGGCTCGATCCTCACACGATTCCATGGACGACTTGGCCTTGTCGTACGCCGCCTTAAGGTCGCCACTCTTGTAGTTGACAAGGGCCGAGAAGCGGTCGAGGGCGCTCTGGAACTCCTGCTTGGCCTCGTTCTGGTCCTCGCGTGCCGTCTTCACCCTCGAGACGAGGATGTCGCGCTTCTCCTTGCCGAACACCTCCATCGTGGAGTAGTACGCCTTCGAGCACCCGCCAAGACCACTGGCGAGACCGCCCAGCACAAGGGCAAGCACGAGCACAACTCCACCGCAACGCGAACCACTCATCGATAACTCCTCGATCTTCCAGTCTTATGGCCCATGCGTCCCGCCTGGGCCTCCGAACAGCGCATGGCCAGAGCGAGCCGTACAGCCTCCGCTCTGGTCGATCGTACCCATCGAATCCACGAATCCCACGCTGCATCGGTAGTTTCCGTATCGCACAGGCCGCCTTCCACCGCCCCCCACCGTCCCCCCGCCCACTACACTCCCAGCATGAGCACGGAGGCGCTCGCCGACCAACGCATTCTGATCCTGCCCACGCTCGTCGCGAACCAGATCGCCGCGGGCGAGGTGGTTGAGCGCCCCGCGAGCGTCGTCAAGGAGACCGTCGAGAACGCCATCGACGCCGGGGCCACGCGCATCACCGTCGAGATCGAGCAGGGGGGAATCGAACTCATCCGCGTCACCGACGACGGCGGCGGCATCCTCCCCGACGATCTCCCCCTCGCCCTCGCCCCGCACGCGACCAGCAAGATCAGGACCGCCGAGGATCTGGAGCACGTCGAGACGTTGGGCTTCCGCGGTGAGGCGCTCGCGTCGATCTCCAGCGTCGCTCGCGTCTCGATCCGATCGCGCCACACGAGCGAATCCGCCGCCAGCGTGATTGAAGCCGCGGGTGATGAGATCTCCGCGGTCAGGCCCGACGCGGGTAGCGTCGGCACAGTCCTCACCGTCCGCAATCTCTTCTTCAACACCCCGGCCCGCCGCAAGTTCCTCCGCACGCCCACGACCGAACAGGGCCGCTGCGCCGAGATCGTCGAGGACCTCGCGATGGCCCACCCCGCCATCGGTTTCACGTTCATCACCGATGGGCGAAAGACCATCGACCTCCCGCCAGGCCAAACGCTCCGCCAGCGTGTGATCGATGTCCTCGGCAAGGAACTCGAGCCCGAACTCCTGGAGGCCCAGGCCGACACCTTCGACGACTCCCGCGG encodes:
- a CDS encoding DUF2959 domain-containing protein: MSGSRCGGVVLVLALVLGGLASGLGGCSKAYYSTMEVFGKEKRDILVSRVKTAREDQNEAKQEFQSALDRFSALVNYKSGDLKAAYDKAKSSMESCEDRADAVRSRISSVESVGDDLFTEWKAELKQYSSEALRENSRRQMEATRAKFDTMLAAMKKASSSMDPVLVAFRDQVLSLKHALNADAIAAMQGTAEEVQSDIRALIAEMEKSIAEADAFLKEMAK